In Astatotilapia calliptera chromosome 16, fAstCal1.2, whole genome shotgun sequence, one genomic interval encodes:
- the ccnyl1 gene encoding cyclin-Y-like protein 1, translated as MGNTVSCCVSPESSPKLPSRLPAERLEEFQTSTEVSDDTVPYLQHISDREVPDELALESNPSDHARASTIFLSKSQTDVRDKRKSNHINHVSHVSPGPLSKKYSSCSTIFIDDSTVSQPNLKSTIKCVTLAIYYHIKNRDSDRSLDIFDEKLHPLSREPVPDDYAYVDPEHKLIYRFVRTLFSAAQLTAECAIVTLVYLERLLTYAELDICPANWKRIVLGAILLASKVWDDQAVWNVDYCQILKDITVEDMNEMERHFLELLQFNINVPASVYAKYYFDLRQLADDNNLSFPLEPLNNQRAQKLEAISRLCEDKYKDLSRAAMRRSLSADNLIGIRRSNAVLS; from the exons ATGGGGAATACGGTGTCATGCTGCGTGTCTCCGGAGTCGAGCCCCAAACTGCCATCGAGACTGCCGGCAGAGCGGCTGGAGGAGTTCCAGACCAGCACCGAAGTGAGCGACGACACTGTGCCCTACCTGCAGCACATAAGCGACAGAGAGGTCCCTGATG AGCTGGCCTTGGAGTCTAATCCATCGGACCACGCCCGAGCAAGCACCATCTTCCTTAGCAAGTCCCAGACAGACG TACGAGACAAGAGGAAAAGCAACCACATAAACCATGTCAGTCAT GTGTCCCCTGGTCCACTCTCAAAGAAATACAGCTCCTGTTCAACCATCTTCATAGACGACAGCACCGTCAGCCAGCCAAACCTCAAAAGCACAATCAAATG tgTCACTTTAGCAATATACTACCACATCAAAAACAG GGACTCGGACAGGTCACTGGACATCTTTGATGAGAAGTTGCACCCCTTGTCG AGAGAGCCGGTGCCTGATGACTACGCATATGTAGACCCAGAACACAAACTGATCTACCGCTTCGTCAGGACACTGTTCAGTGCTGCACAGCTGACTGCAGAATGTGCCATTGTCACTCTT GTGTACCTGGAGCGCCTGCTGACCTACGCTGAGCTTGATATCTGCCCCGCCAACTGGAAGCGTATTGTCCTGGGAGCCATCTTACTGGCTTCTAAAGTCTGGGATGACCAAGCTGTGTGGAATGTCGACTACTGCCAGATCCTAAAagacatcactgtggaggacat GAATGAGATGGAGCGCCACTTCCTGGAACTTCTGCAATTTAACATCAATGTGCCGGCCAGCGTCTACGCCAAGTACTACTTTGACCTGCGACAGCTGGCCGATGACAACAACCTCAGTTTCCCTCTGGAACCCCTCAACAACCAGCGTGCCCAGAAACTAGAG GCCATTTCAAGACTATGTGAAGACAAGTACAAGGACCTCAGTCGAGCCGCAATGAGGCGATCTCTCAGCGCAGACAACCTGATAGGTATACGACGCTCCAATGCTGTGCTCTCATAG
- the fzd5 gene encoding frizzled-5 encodes MASTVRHMPWPLIMLLLLLLHSPGFTLGASKDLVCEPITVPMCRGIGYNLTHMPNQFNHDTQEEVGLEVHQFWPLVRIRCSPDLLFFLCSMYTPICLPDYRKPLPPCRSVCERAKRGCSPLMSQYGFEWPERMSCEQLPQLGDETLCMDQNSSETTTLAPPFPKPTPKGRTRPPSPPQCDRECRCREPLIPIMRESHSLYGRVQTGPQLNCAQPCHLPFFSPDEHAFTSFWVGLWSVLCFISTLTTVATFLIDMERFKYPERPIIFLAACYLFVSLGYIIRLVAGHERVACGASGDHLHILYDTNGPALCTLVFLLVYFFGMASSIWWVVLSFTWFLAAGMKWGSEAIAGYSQYFHLAAWLIPSVKTIVVLALSSVDGDPVAGICYVGNQSLENLRGFVLAPLVVYLFTGSLFLLAGFVSLFRIRSIIKQGGTKTDKLERLMIRIGLFTVLYTVPATIVVACLVYEQHYRPGWERALACLCPSERQRLGLGPDYAVFMLKYFMCLVVGITSGVWIWSGKTLESWRRFVARCCPCWPQKATAPPSMYSEASTALTGHTGTGLTSGIYHKAVPPHI; translated from the coding sequence atggcatCTACAGTGAGACACATGCCGTGGCCCCtcataatgctgctgctgctgctcctccactcCCCTGGCTTCACATTAGGTGCTTCTAAGGATCTGGTGTGTGAGCCCATAACTGTGCCCATGTGTCGGGGCATTGGTTACAACCTGACCCACATGCCCAATCAGTTTAACCACGACACCCAGGAAGAGGTGGGCCTGGAGGTCCACCAGTTCTGGCCCCTGGTCCGGATCCGCTGCTCCCCGGACTTACTCTTCTTCCTGTGCAGCATGTACACACCAATCTGCCTGCCAGACTACCGCAAGCCGCTCCCACCCTGCCGCTCGGTGTGTGAACGAGCCAAACGGGGCTGCTCGCCTCTCATGAGTCAGTATGGCTTTGAGTGGCCCGAGAGGATGAGCTGTGAGCAGCTGCCACAGCTAGGGGACGAGACCCTGTGCATGGACCAGAACAGCAGCGAGACCACCACCCTGGCTCCCCCGTTCCCCAAGCCCACCCCTAAGGGCAGGACTAGACCGCCGAGCCCCCCGCAGTGCGACAGGGAGTGCCGCTGCAGAGAGCCGCTGATCCCCATCATGAGGGAGTCTCACAGCCTGTATGGCCGGGTCCAGACTGGCCCACAGCTCAACTGCGCCCAGCCCTGCCACCTGCCTTTCTTCTCGCCAGATGAGCACGCCTTTACTAGCTTCTGGGTGGGACTGTGgtcggtgctgtgcttcatCTCCACCTTGACAACCGTTGCCACCTTTCTCATTGACATGGAACGCTTCAAGTACCCAGAGAGGCCCATCATCTTCCTGGCTGCCTGCTACCTCTTTGTCTCCTTGGGTTACATCATCCGGCTGGTGGCAGGTCACGAGCGAGTGGCGTGTGGCGCCAGCGGCGACCACCTGCACATCCTCTATGACACCAACGGCCCCGCTCTCTGCACCCTCGTCTTCTTGCTGGTGTACTTCTTCGGCATGGCCAGCTCCATCTGGTGGGTGGTGCTGTCCTTCACCTGGTTTCTGGCCGCAGGGATGAAGTGGGGCAGCGAGGCCATCGCGGGATACTCACAGTATTTCCACCTCGCCGCTTGGCTCATCCCCAGCGTCAAGACCATCGTGGTGCTGGCTCTCAGCTCTGTGGACGGGGACCCTGTGGCTGGAATCTGCTATGTGGGGAACCAGAGTCTGGAGAATCTGAGGGGATTTGTGCTCGCACCTCTTGTGGTTTACCTCTTCACCGGATCGCTTTTCTTACTCGCCGGCTTTGTTTCTCTGTTCCGCATCAGGAGCATCATCAAGCAAGGTGGCACCAAGACGGACAAACTGGAGCGGCTGATGATTCGCATCGGGCTCTTTACGGTGCTGTacactgtccccgccactattGTGGTGGCCTGCCTGGTGTATGAGCAGCACTACCGGCCTGGCTGGGAGCGAGCTTTGGCCTGCCTCTGCCCGTCCGAACGCCAGCGCTTGGGACTAGGCCCGGACTACGCCGTCTTCATGCTCAAATATTTCATGTGCTTAGTGGTGGGCATCACCTCAGGAGTCTGGATTTGGTCGGGAAAAACTTTAGAGTCCTGGAGGAGGTTTGTGGCTCGATGCTGTCCCTGTTGGCCACAGAAAGCCACCGCTCCACCCTCCATGTACAGTGAGGCCAGTACTGCTTTAACTGGACATACTGGAACTGGGCTGACATCAGGGATCTACCATAAAGCTGTTCCGCCTCATATATGA